Sequence from the Pseudocalidococcus azoricus BACA0444 genome:
GGCAGTGAGGGCAATAATCGGCACATGGGTGGCAGTCCGTTGTTCCTTAGCCCGAATTTGGCGAGTGGCTTCAAACCCATCCATTTCTGGCATTTGGCAATCCATAAAAATCAGATCATATCCGACTGTCTCCCAGGCCAGCACGGCTTCTAGGCCATTACTCACCACATCTGCCCCATAGCCAAGGTTCTTTAACTGCCGCAGGGCTACCTTTTGATTGGTGACATTATCTTCGGCAACTAAAATTCTTAGGGAGGACTCAGAGGGTGTGATCAGCACTTCAGGGATTGGGGGCGCAGACGGGGCTGCCGGGGGAGTCAGAAGTGCCACTAGGGTATTAAACAAGCGCGATGGGCGAACAGGCTTGACTAAATAGGCATCAAATTCCGCTCGACATTGGGGATCCGTTGGCCCCAGGGATGTGAGCATAACGAGGGGGATTGTTTGGGCCAAGGGAAGTTGGCGAATTTGCCGGCCGAGGGTGAGACCATCCACATCGGGCATCTGCATATCCAAAAGGGCAAGATCAACCCCCTGGCCAGAAGCATGGTTGCTGTTCAGAACCTCTAGGGCGGCGTGGGCACTCATGGCAGTCAGAACCTCCAGGCCCCAGTGGCGCAGATGATAGCGGCTAATGTCTAAGTTAGTTTGGTTATCATCCACCAAAAGCACCCGTTTGCCCACCAGGCCCGGGGGAGCCACGAGGGGGTCTGCCGCTGTTCCCAGGGGAAAAGGAATTTCAAACCAAAAACAGGAACCCACCCCCTCCGTACTCTCAACCCCAATTTGCCCACCCATCATTTCCACAATTTGCCGACAGATGGCTAAGCCGAGGCCTGTGCCCCCATATTTCCGGGTTGTTGAGGCATCCACTTGGGTAAAGGGTTGGAAGAGTTTGGGTAAGGCCGCCGCCGGAATCCCAATCCCCGTATCTTCGACTGTGAAGCGCAACAGGGTGGTTGGGGGTACTGCTTCTGGTGTAGATTCCCCTGAAAAGGCAGTTTGCCCCATCTCATCCCCGCTCCGGACGCGAATCACCACCTCTCCCGCGCTAGTAAACTTCAGGGCATTGTTGACCAGGTTAACTAACACTTGCCGGAGGCGACTTTCATCTCCTTTTAACCAGGCCGGGACATCGTACTCCACCAGGGCCGCAAGTTCTAAATTTTTCCGATGGGCATTCCCCGCCAACAGGTCTACCACTTCATCCACACAGGCCTGGAGGTTAAAATTTACCATCTCCAACTGCATTTCATGGGCTTCTAGCTTGGAAAAATCAAGGATTTCATTAATGACCGTCAACAGGTTTTCGCTGCCTAGACGGACGGTTTCCACATAGTCCCGCTGTTCCGTATCCAGTCGCGTTTCTAACAGTAGGCCCGTCATCCCAACAATGGCGTTGAGGGGGGTGCGAATTTCATGACTCATGGTGGCCATAAAGCTGGTTTTCACCTGGAGGGCCTGGGTGAGTTGTTTTTGTGAAGACTCTAATGCCGCCAGCATCCCATTAATGTTCCGCTCTAGGGCTGATAACTCATCTCCGCCACGCACTGGTAAACGTTGGCAGACATCTCCCGAACGGCGGATTTGACTCACCCCCGCACTCATCGTCGATAATCTGGCCAGCACCAACCGCTCCAGCAACAGAAGCATAATTGCGCCAAAAATGAGACCCACACCACCACTAGCTCCCACCAAGACCCAACGACTTTCTTCGGCCAACAGGGGGATGCTGGGGCTGACCTCTAGGCGCAAAATGGCCGCCGGTTTTTGATTAATCCCCATCAAGAAGACATAGGTGGCTAGATCACCATTTTTGAGGGGGGTGATCACCGGATGAGCAAAATCAAGATCAAGATATTGTTCTCTGACTCTGTTCTCTGTGTCGCTAAAATCAGGCAGATACAGACCACTGGCGATGGGAATTAGGGTGACTGGGGCCTGAATAATATGGGAGATGCGTTGACTGAAGCGACTATCTAAGAATTGACCATAAATTGCTGTTCCCCTGACCGGGCCTTGGTTTTGAGAATTTAAGATTGGCTGAGCCGTAAACAGTAAAACCCCTTCGCGCAGATGAATTAAACCCACATGACGATCCCCCGGCCACTTAGCCATTAACCGTCCAGATTCAATGTAGGGAAGAAAATCCTTTGGCAGGGCCTGAACATTAATATTGTTGGAATAAAACGTACCTCCATAGACCAGTTCCCCCTCTCGATTCACAATTGCAATCAGGTTAATATCCAAATTCTTATAGGTGTCTGGAATCAGGTTGGCCTGCAAATACTCAAGATTGCCATCCAGAACAAACTGATAGGTTTCATCCCAGGCCGACCAGCTTTGAAAATCCCTAGTGAAGTCTTCTTTCTTCAGTTCTACCAAGTTGAAAATTGCATCAGCCCCTCTTTTAGCCCGGGCCTGGGTGTCGGCATGAATGTTGTGATTGAGGACAGAAACGGAAATTCCATAGATAATACTCACCAGGCCCACCAAGGTTGCTCCGGTAATAGCTAAGGTTTTTTGCCGCAAACTCCAATGCAACTTTAGACTTGACCTCAACAAATGAACCAGATGGAGGAATCGCTCATCCCAGGCCTAGCAGAAAATCACCAGCTTCGGCAATTAGGGGGTGGCTGTAATGTTACGGGGATTTAAGGGCAGACCACTGACATACCGCTGGAGGGCAGAAATGGCCCGGTTGTAGTCCACAGTGGCACTGAGCAGATTACTTTGGGACTGGGTCAAGGAGGTTTCCGCATTACTGACTTCGAGTTGTGTCCCGACCCCGGCCTGGAATCGTAATCGAGCTAACCTGAGTCCCTCTGTGGCCTGTTGGACAGCAACCCGGTTGGTGCGGATATTTTGGTCACTGGATTGCAAGGTGTAGTAGGCCTGCTCAATCTGAAAGCGAATTAAATTCCGAAAATTGGCAAACTGGGCTTCGGCAATGGCGGCACTGGCTTCCTGCTGCGCGGCACTGGCCTTAGATGCTCCCCCGTCAAACAACACCAAACTTAGTTGCCCATTCACGGCATAGCCCACTTGGGGATCGGAACTGTCGGCCAAGTCATCAGCCCCATTGCCCGTGGCGGAGATCGAAATTTGCGGCCCCAAGTTCCCGAGAGCTACCCGCCGTTGTTGGAGGGCGACATTCCGTTGACTAATTTGCTGGGCTAGTTCGACTCGGTTGCGAAATCCCAAGGCAATGCTTTGCTCCAGGGATAACTGCCATTCCCCAATCACTTGAATCGGATCCGCAGCGGAAAGGTTAACCGTATTGGCCACATTCAGGGTTTGGGCCAGTTGGCGGCGGGCCGTGGATTGTTGGCTCTGGGCCTGGATTAACTGTTGTTGATTATTAGCCAGTTGTACCTCGGCCTGGAGGACTTCAAAGACGGTTCCCAGGCCAGCCTTTTCTCGAGCCACCGCATCCCGGAGACTAATGCGCGAATTTTCCACCGCGGCCTGGGCAATTCGGACAAGGGCATCGGCCTGTTGAATGTCGTAGTAGTTATTGGTGACATCAAACCGCAGTTGTTCCAGTTGGCGTTGGAGGTCTAATTCGGCATTACGAACCTGTTCTTGAGCCGCTTTGATCGAGCCATCCCGTTGCCCAGAGGTAAAGACGTTATAGCTCAATTGCAACGAAGCACTGGCCGGCGCACTAAAGGTATTAATCGTGTTGGGGCGACCCTGAAGAAATTGTTGCAGGGGAGGAAGGTTGTTAAATTGATTTTGAATTTCTTGATTGGAGATTTTCAGGAGGGCGGAATCATTGGCCCCAACACTGGTGGCAAAGCTCAGGTTCGGATAAAGGGCTGCTTCGGACTGGCGTAAACTGGCCCGGCTTTGACGGAGTTGTTGCTCAATGACTTGCAATTGGGGATTGTTGCGGCGGGCCACCTCTACGGATTGGGCCAGGCTCAGGGGTTGATTCAAATCAATTTTGACTTCCTCTGGGCGAGTGGGCAGATAGAGGGGATCAGGACTGGGATTGAGACGGACTAATTCTCCTGAAGATGTGGGTGCTGGGCCACCGGTGGCGGGCAGGTTTGGAAAAGCAGCACCATTGGACTGGGGAGGTTGTAAGGGCATCGGAGTATTCGTCTGGGCCAATGTCACTGGCATTACCAGCCCCGCGAAAACAGTAGTTAACCCAAAACTCCCTAACAATCCACGGGTAACTGGGTTGAATAATCCGGGTTTCCAATGCAGATTCACAAACTTCACTCCTCGTTGTTAGCCATCTCTAGCCAGGATTAATCAACAGATCGCGATTCTCGCCTTTTTCTGTCTTAACTGATATCCCACACTTAGGCTCCCGACCTTGAATATACCTAATTTTTTCACCTCTGCCACCTCTGTCCCCTGTGCTACAGAAAATTTGGATTAGTCCTTCTGTTTAATTGCCTGGGGGGATGGCGGCCAGGCCAGTGGAGTCTTGAGCCTTACCATTAGCGGCGGTGGGGGGGATTTTGAAGTTTAGATGCTGATGGAGGAGACCTCAGGGCCGCATCGGAGGTGATGTTCCCCAGGCCCGAACTGATCATCAGGATGGGGTTTAAGGACAATTCAACTACA
This genomic interval carries:
- a CDS encoding TolC family protein, with protein sequence MNLHWKPGLFNPVTRGLLGSFGLTTVFAGLVMPVTLAQTNTPMPLQPPQSNGAAFPNLPATGGPAPTSSGELVRLNPSPDPLYLPTRPEEVKIDLNQPLSLAQSVEVARRNNPQLQVIEQQLRQSRASLRQSEAALYPNLSFATSVGANDSALLKISNQEIQNQFNNLPPLQQFLQGRPNTINTFSAPASASLQLSYNVFTSGQRDGSIKAAQEQVRNAELDLQRQLEQLRFDVTNNYYDIQQADALVRIAQAAVENSRISLRDAVAREKAGLGTVFEVLQAEVQLANNQQQLIQAQSQQSTARRQLAQTLNVANTVNLSAADPIQVIGEWQLSLEQSIALGFRNRVELAQQISQRNVALQQRRVALGNLGPQISISATGNGADDLADSSDPQVGYAVNGQLSLVLFDGGASKASAAQQEASAAIAEAQFANFRNLIRFQIEQAYYTLQSSDQNIRTNRVAVQQATEGLRLARLRFQAGVGTQLEVSNAETSLTQSQSNLLSATVDYNRAISALQRYVSGLPLNPRNITATP
- a CDS encoding response regulator gives rise to the protein MRQKTLAITGATLVGLVSIIYGISVSVLNHNIHADTQARAKRGADAIFNLVELKKEDFTRDFQSWSAWDETYQFVLDGNLEYLQANLIPDTYKNLDINLIAIVNREGELVYGGTFYSNNINVQALPKDFLPYIESGRLMAKWPGDRHVGLIHLREGVLLFTAQPILNSQNQGPVRGTAIYGQFLDSRFSQRISHIIQAPVTLIPIASGLYLPDFSDTENRVREQYLDLDFAHPVITPLKNGDLATYVFLMGINQKPAAILRLEVSPSIPLLAEESRWVLVGASGGVGLIFGAIMLLLLERLVLARLSTMSAGVSQIRRSGDVCQRLPVRGGDELSALERNINGMLAALESSQKQLTQALQVKTSFMATMSHEIRTPLNAIVGMTGLLLETRLDTEQRDYVETVRLGSENLLTVINEILDFSKLEAHEMQLEMVNFNLQACVDEVVDLLAGNAHRKNLELAALVEYDVPAWLKGDESRLRQVLVNLVNNALKFTSAGEVVIRVRSGDEMGQTAFSGESTPEAVPPTTLLRFTVEDTGIGIPAAALPKLFQPFTQVDASTTRKYGGTGLGLAICRQIVEMMGGQIGVESTEGVGSCFWFEIPFPLGTAADPLVAPPGLVGKRVLLVDDNQTNLDISRYHLRHWGLEVLTAMSAHAALEVLNSNHASGQGVDLALLDMQMPDVDGLTLGRQIRQLPLAQTIPLVMLTSLGPTDPQCRAEFDAYLVKPVRPSRLFNTLVALLTPPAAPSAPPIPEVLITPSESSLRILVAEDNVTNQKVALRQLKNLGYGADVVSNGLEAVLAWETVGYDLIFMDCQMPEMDGFEATRQIRAKEQRTATHVPIIALTANAMPEDRQRCYGAGMDDYLSKPVRKQDLAAKLQQWGQRPPLDLPVQSLFS